The genomic segment TACTCGACTCATAGAGAGCTAGTCTCTCACATGACATGTATAGCCTACTGGACTCATAGAGAGCTAGTCTCTCACATGACATCTATAGCCTACTGGACTCAGAGAGCTAGTCTCTCACATGACTTTTATAGCCTACTGGACTCATAGAGAGCTAGTCTCTCACATGACTTTTATAGCCTACTGGACTCATAGAGAGCTAGTCTCTCATGATTTTGTTGGGAGGAGTGACTATGGACTTCCAATGGCTGCAATGTAGAAACAGTACAAATAaagcaaaacccttgaatgagtaggtgtatctcTCTTGGATGTGCGTGGTCgggtgttgttcctctgtgtgaTTTATATGTAAGGACATTTTCTCACATGCATCCTCTAGAATCTGCAGTGTTCCAGAAATATTAATGAGAAAGTCCTCTAACCTGGTCTCACTCTTTTCTGCCTCTTTCCAAGAAACAACTACTACCTACTGCAAATGAAAGGGGGGCAGGCTATCTGCCGGTATGGACCGTGTTGAAACAGTTCGAGTGAGTTAACTTTACTTCAAACTCCCAAAATCTTTTagtaatgatttatttatttgaaaGAAATGTGTAACATGTTATCTTCCTTAGAAAATGATGGCCATGTTAACAACAATGATTTAATTAGCTAAATAAAAATACAGTTAGGCCCAAGATACGTGTTGATTTGAAACCAGCATCATTTCCTCTTTAGCCCTTGCCGTGGGTCCCTGCTGTTGCCCATAGGGTCGGTGACAGGACCTCCGTTGCCTTGCCCAGGACCTCCGTTGCCTCGCCCATTCTGCCGTCCTGTGCTCCCATAGGTTGGATTCTGGGAGAGCGGAGAGCATTCATTGGAAGAGTATGTGTGGGTGGGGACTGAGGGGGTGGAGCTTTGACTGACAGAAGAACTGTTCTGGGACTCAACTTTAgactggagagaggaggatgagatgaacagagagaaaggaagaggtgatgggaggaggggagatgtAGAAAATAACATGTATAATAAAATGTATAGATCATTCTGGTGTGTGTACTCACCGGCCTGTTGGCCTGGGCCAGTACCTCTGCGTTTGGTTCACTAAAGTTTGGCACCTCAGAGAAGACCATGCAAaaactacaatacaacacagatCAATACCTTACCTAAATCTACAACACATTAACATCCAAGCCAACCGTTTGTGTGTCTTACTCTCCTGTCTTCTGCAGGTCTCCTCCTCTGCCTGTGTAAAGAGTCAGACAGCCCTTCCACAGGGATGCATAGCtgacgagagagagaaacagacagacgacagagagagagagagtgagactgagctgcacttcctaaccttttcaaacgtatgaccatattagagacacatatttccctcagattacacagacccacaaagaactcgaaaacaaatccaacttTGATAAagtcccatatctattgggtgaaataccacagtgtgcaattaCAACAGCAAGAtaactgttgccacaagaaaagagcaaccagtgaagaacaaacaccattgtaaatacaacccatactttattttcccttttttactttaactatttgcacatcattacaacactgtatattgaCATTAGAATTGACAGAGTGAGCGACAAAACCAAATaaatgactgtctgtctgtctgtctgtctgtctggatagaTACCCTCGTGTGAGACGGAGGATGTCTCCTGGCTGGATGAGTCCACCCAACTCGTCCCACACAGACAGGGTGATGCACCCACTCTTATCAGCCACCTgacagcggagggagggagggagaaaaggggagagggagtagaATAGAAAAGGATTGTGAAAGAGAGCAATTATCCCACTTtacaggagagaggtagagaaggttTGCATGAAGGAGAGAGCGAAAATAATGAGGAAATGATCCCCACCTTGCAGGAGCGAACCTCATGCCCATCCTTTGTTTTAGTTACCCTTCCTTCAggtggagggaatgagagagtgaaCAAAGTttgcattcattcattcatcaccaaatgaaacacatcatttaaaaaaaataaaacaaacattttacTGTCATTCACCACTCACCCATTTCCAACACGATAAAGATTACATTTATATTCTTCAATCCCGACTTTATGTCTTTTATCAAGAATTGATCATCGTTTGGCACACTGGCGAACATATTTGATTAAAGTCACTAAAGCGAGACGAGTAGTGATGGTGGAAATCGTTCAAAGCAGGTTCTAATTAATTTACAGC from the Salvelinus fontinalis isolate EN_2023a unplaced genomic scaffold, ASM2944872v1 scaffold_0074, whole genome shotgun sequence genome contains:
- the LOC129842914 gene encoding SOSS complex subunit B2-like; translated protein: MFASVPNDDQFLIKDIKSGLKNINVIFIVLEMGRVTKTKDGHEVRSCKVADKSGCITLSVWDELGGLIQPGDILRLTRGYASLWKGCLTLYTGRGGDLQKTGDFCMVFSEVPNFSEPNAEVLAQANRPSKVESQNSSSVSQSSTPSVPTHTYSSNECSPLSQNPTYGSTGRQNGRGNGGPGQGNGGPVTDPMGNSRDPRQGLKRK